The following nucleotide sequence is from Thermodesulfobacteriota bacterium.
TGCCCAAAGACGCCCTGGTCCCTCGGGGCGCGCGCACCCTGGTGTACGCCGTAGTGGAGGGGGCCGCCGTCGAGGTGCCCGTGGAGGTGGTGGGGTACAAGGGCGACCGGGCCGCCGTGCAGGGTGCGCTGCCCCCCGGGGCTCCCGTCATCGTGCGGGGCAACGAGCGGGTGCGCCACGGCCAGCCGGTTCAGGTGGCGCGGTAGCCGTCGCGCCCACCTTGTCGTCCTTCTGCTGCGGAGGTCCTTCATGCCGGTGTACGAGTTCTACTGCGCCGACTGTCACACGATCTACAACTTCCTCTCCCGCCGGGTGAACACGGCGGCGGCTCCGTCGTGCCCGCGGTGCCGGCGGCCGAATCTGGAGCGCCAGGTCTCGGTCTTCGCCATCTCCCGGGGGAGATCCGGCAAGGAGGAGGACGGCGAGGGGGGCGAGGGCCTGCCCGACTTCGACGAGGCCCGCATGGAGCAGGCCATGGAGGCCCTGGCGACCGAGGCCGAGGGATTGGACGAGAACGATCCCCGCCAGGCAGCCCGCATGATGCGAAAACTCTACGGCGCCATGGGCATGGAGGTGGGATCGGGAATGGAGGAGGCCATCCGCCGGATGGAGGCCGGGGAGGACCCGGACGTTGTGGAGGAGGAACTGGGGGACCTCCTCGAACAGGAGGACCCGTTTTCCGGAGCCGGCGACACCGGAGGAAAGGCCGCCCGGCGGCGCCTGCGAGGCTTCCGCCAGCGCTATCTCAAGCCCCGGGTGGACGAGACGCTCTACGAGCTGTGAGGGGGAAGCGGGGCGTCACCCCCCCAACCCCTTACCGAAAGCCGACTCCACTTCCGTGAGAACCCAGCCGCCCCCATCCGCCTACCTGGACCGGCCCGAC
It contains:
- a CDS encoding zinc ribbon domain-containing protein — translated: MPVYEFYCADCHTIYNFLSRRVNTAAAPSCPRCRRPNLERQVSVFAISRGRSGKEEDGEGGEGLPDFDEARMEQAMEALATEAEGLDENDPRQAARMMRKLYGAMGMEVGSGMEEAIRRMEAGEDPDVVEEELGDLLEQEDPFSGAGDTGGKAARRRLRGFRQRYLKPRVDETLYEL